From a single Drosophila sulfurigaster albostrigata strain 15112-1811.04 chromosome 3, ASM2355843v2, whole genome shotgun sequence genomic region:
- the LOC133841648 gene encoding uncharacterized protein LOC133841648 isoform X2, which produces MVKIFTNKNEFLFLLSTPKVSLSNPKCVVKPEIVCDRSPAFIKFSLIDSAQEQAKVKEIRFNSANLNTLELLQLCNQHVSTLAPPEEITNKVLTKAEKQKLGGGAGGGKKAIKKK; this is translated from the exons ATGGTAAAGATTTTCACGAACAAAAA TGAATTTCTGTTCCTGCTCTCCACTCCGAAAGTGTCGCTATCAAATCCCAAGTGCGTTGTCAAACCGGAAATTGTTTGCGATCGATCGCCAGCGTTTATCAAGTTCTCGCTTATCGATTCAGCACAAG AGCAAGCCAAAGTCAAGGAGATTCGCTTCAACAGTGCAAATCTGAATACTCTGGAACTCCTGCAACTTTGTAACCAACACGTCTCGACTTTAGCGCCGCCTGAGGAAATTACCAATAAGGTGCTAACCAAAgccgaaaaacaaaagctggGTGGCGGTGCTGGTGGTGGCAAGAAGGCAATTAAAAAGAAGTGA
- the LOC133841650 gene encoding uncharacterized protein LOC133841650 has product MVKKHKGTLAVIEQIYQDIPAFTDIFTEESFYTFAFCFVCATIIVAFILSRFITIKPVDF; this is encoded by the coding sequence ATGGTGAAGAAACACAAGGGCACTTTGGCGGTCATTGAGCAGATCTATCAGGATATTCCTGCTTTCACCGACATCTTTACGGAGGAGAGCTTCTACacgtttgccttttgtttcgTTTGTGCCACGATTATAGTGGCATTTATTCTGTCTCGTTTTATTACCATAAAGCCTGTTGATTTCTAA
- the LOC133841648 gene encoding large ribosomal subunit protein mL53 isoform X1, which translates to MSVPFSGTLRRSGGIVSAIGKQLKSVNLKGVKRITVQFDPFAENVKSTREFLFLLSTPKVSLSNPKCVVKPEIVCDRSPAFIKFSLIDSAQEQAKVKEIRFNSANLNTLELLQLCNQHVSTLAPPEEITNKVLTKAEKQKLGGGAGGGKKAIKKK; encoded by the exons atgtcGGTGCCGTTTTCCGGCACACTCCGCCGCTCTGGTGGCATTGTTTCGGCGATTGGCAAGCAGCTGAAGAGCGTTAATTTGAAAGGCGTCAAACGCATAACAGTGCAGTTTGATCCATTTGcggaaaatgtaaaatccacACG TGAATTTCTGTTCCTGCTCTCCACTCCGAAAGTGTCGCTATCAAATCCCAAGTGCGTTGTCAAACCGGAAATTGTTTGCGATCGATCGCCAGCGTTTATCAAGTTCTCGCTTATCGATTCAGCACAAG AGCAAGCCAAAGTCAAGGAGATTCGCTTCAACAGTGCAAATCTGAATACTCTGGAACTCCTGCAACTTTGTAACCAACACGTCTCGACTTTAGCGCCGCCTGAGGAAATTACCAATAAGGTGCTAACCAAAgccgaaaaacaaaagctggGTGGCGGTGCTGGTGGTGGCAAGAAGGCAATTAAAAAGAAGTGA